In Acidobacteriota bacterium, a single window of DNA contains:
- a CDS encoding DUF4411 family protein, whose amino-acid sequence MKDRVFALDANIFIEAHRRYYGLDLCPGFWECLRHYAARERVFSIDRVRSELLRGRDALSKWVRDSPTALFVSSADPAVADAFGDVMAWVQGNAQFRREAKAEFAAAADGWLAAYAKAHGAVVVTHEEYSPDVKRRVPLGNVCHEFNVATWDTFRMLRELEVRFEWKSG is encoded by the coding sequence GTGAAGGACCGCGTGTTCGCGCTCGACGCGAACATCTTCATCGAGGCGCATCGGCGCTACTATGGCCTGGATCTGTGTCCGGGTTTCTGGGAATGCCTGCGTCACTACGCCGCGCGGGAGCGGGTGTTTAGCATCGACAGAGTGCGTAGCGAGTTGCTGAGAGGTCGCGATGCGTTGTCGAAGTGGGTGAGAGACAGCCCGACGGCGCTGTTCGTTTCCTCGGCCGACCCGGCAGTGGCCGATGCGTTCGGGGACGTGATGGCCTGGGTTCAGGGAAACGCTCAGTTTCGACGCGAAGCCAAGGCCGAGTTTGCGGCGGCAGCCGATGGCTGGCTGGCGGCGTATGCCAAGGCGCACGGCGCCGTGGTGGTTACGCACGAGGAATATAGCCCGGACGTCAAGCGGCGCGTGCCGTTGGGGAACGTGTGTCACGAATTCAACGTAGCCACGTGGGACACCTTCCGCATGCTGCGGGAGCTCGAGGTCCGTTTCGAATGGAAGAGTGGCTGA
- a CDS encoding DUF1828 domain-containing protein, with the protein MNASNACQDLQRRIGALFTCSDHGDYQRIRTPYLYPDGDNIDLFCKVNGDTVTVSDLAETTGWLRMQSAALRRSPKQTRLIEDACVTHGIEFYRGMLQARCRPGDELAQVVTRVAQAALRVSDLWFTFRTQAVESITDEVADFLNERELAFERAEKLVGRSGRGWTVDFHVRTERRSSLVQVLSTGNRAAAHRVSEHVLAAWHDLNHLVAGPEALSFVSLFDDTADVWADEDFRLVEPLSTLARWSRPDEFAAALSEAA; encoded by the coding sequence ATGAACGCCAGCAATGCGTGTCAGGACCTGCAGCGCAGGATCGGAGCCTTGTTCACGTGCTCGGACCACGGCGACTACCAGCGAATCCGCACTCCATATCTGTATCCGGACGGCGACAACATCGACCTGTTCTGCAAGGTCAACGGCGACACCGTCACGGTCAGCGATCTTGCCGAAACGACCGGCTGGCTTCGCATGCAGTCGGCTGCCCTCCGCCGTTCGCCGAAACAGACCCGGCTTATCGAAGACGCCTGCGTGACGCACGGAATCGAGTTCTACCGCGGGATGCTGCAGGCGCGATGTCGGCCCGGAGACGAGTTGGCGCAGGTGGTCACTCGAGTTGCGCAGGCGGCGCTCCGAGTGTCGGACCTGTGGTTTACATTCCGCACGCAGGCGGTCGAGTCGATCACGGACGAGGTGGCCGATTTCCTCAACGAGCGCGAACTCGCATTCGAACGGGCCGAGAAGCTGGTCGGCCGGTCCGGCCGCGGCTGGACGGTCGACTTCCACGTGCGCACCGAGCGGCGCAGCTCACTGGTTCAGGTCCTGAGTACCGGCAATCGCGCCGCGGCGCACAGGGTCTCGGAGCACGTACTCGCCGCGTGGCACGACCTGAATCACCTCGTGGCGGGGCCCGAGGCGCTGAGTTTCGTCTCGCTGTTCGACGACACCGCAGATGTCTGGGCGGACGAGGACTTCCGGCTGGTCGAGCCGTTGTCGACGCTGGCACGCTGGTCGCGGCCCGACGAATTCGCCGCCGCGCTGAGCGAAGCGGCATAA